The following coding sequences lie in one Juglans regia cultivar Chandler unplaced genomic scaffold, Walnut 2.0 Scaffold_18636, whole genome shotgun sequence genomic window:
- the LOC109014800 gene encoding F-box protein At5g07610-like, whose product MEEELIVKDHIATMATIRKSQSNGGSSTTRLQMSAAAVASNEDLLREILTRLPVRPLVRLKVVCKQWCFLISDPEFSISHARRNHRSNGLLLKGLNQAPGLSLVPLEGYQPPRVLPFNFLNKRGTNVLDSCKGLLCYYSMADLHNPMLISYYVCHLASGDSTRIGVFDVLSTIHVRVVIVSFDPSKSVHYKVILIHQISSSSSNFLLKIDIYSSVTQSWKPAKVVTVPYDAGFNNEAVYMNGAIYWYDRTQKAVWYLDLDAECLDRVPELKDWLKISSVKYFGESSGNLHLIATCRLQTMLLTIYEMKQDRSGWFVKYHCDLHVLADAFPRILRAHYDNLHVYHPLCLLEGETQEEATLVLVVPGEVISYNLKTNAFKTLCRSRMIGVLYKWNGANEWETLGIKTYQYLETLARI is encoded by the coding sequence ATGGAAGAGGAACTAATAGTGAAGGACCACATTGCAACAATGGCAACAATAAGAAAAAGCCAGAGCAATGGCGGATCCAGCACAACCAGGCTGCAGATGTCGGCTGCTGCAGTTGCTAGCAATGAAGACCTCTTGAGAGAGATTCTTACACGTCTTCCTGTGAGACCTCTTGTCAGACTCAAGGTTGTGTGCAAACAATGGTGCTTTCTCATCTCTGATCCTGAGTTTTCTATCAGTCATGCCCGCAGAAACCATAGATCCAATGGTTTATTGTTGAAAGGTCTCAATCAAGCCCCAGGACTTTCACTCGTACCCCTTGAGGGGTATCAACCTCCTAGGGTTTTACCATTCAACTTCCTCAACAAGCGGGGTACAAATGTTTTAGATTCGTGCAAGGGCTTGTTGTGCTATTATTCTATGGCAGATCTTCACAACCCCATGCTCATTTCTTACTATGTTTGTCATCTTGCTTCTGGGGATTCCACAAGAATCGGTGTGTTTGATGTGCTGTCAACAATACATGTAAGAGTTGTCATTGTATCTTTTGATCCTTCGAAGTCAGTTCACTACAAAGTTATCTTGATTCATCAAatatcttcctcatcatctAACTTTCTACTGAAAATTGATATTTACTCATCGGTGACCCAATCTTGGAAGCCTGCCAAAGTTGTCACAGTACCATATGATGCAGGATTTAACAATGAAGCAGTTTACATGAATGGTGCTATTTACTGGTATGATCGAACCCAAAAAGCAGTTTGGTACCTTGATTTAGATGCAGAATGTCTAGACAGAGTGCCGGAGTTAAAGGATTGGCTGAAAATAAGTTCTGTCAAGTATTTTGGAGAGTCAAGTGGCAACTTGCATCTCATTGCAACATGCAGACTCCAAACTATGCTACTTACTATCTATGAGATGAAACAAGACAGGTCTGGTTGGTTTGTGAAATATCATTGTGATCTTCATGTTCTGGCAGATGCATTCCCAAGGATATTACGCGCTCACTATGATAACCTTCATGTGTATCATCCCTTGTGCCTACTCGAAGGAGAAACACAGGAGGAGGCAACTCTTGTGCTGGTTGTACCTGGGGAAGTGATTTCTTACAATCTCAAGACAAATGCCTTTAAGACTCTGTGTCGTTCTAGAATGATTGGAGTATTATATAAATGGAACGGGGCTAATGAATGGGAGACCCTTGGGATCAAAACTTATCAATACTTGGAGACCCTTGCTCGCATTTGA